A window from Roseburia sp. 499 encodes these proteins:
- a CDS encoding helix-turn-helix transcriptional regulator, producing the protein MEINKKLKDARLNSGLTQEQVAEKIMVSRQTISNWETGKSLPDIVSIINMSDLYQISLDELLKGDQKMKEKMEKDIKISTENKRLILTTGIIVLVFGIVYLSSIFVGGAYREFCNAAAPLVLMGIGLACGGTYMGNKEKE; encoded by the coding sequence ATGGAGATAAACAAGAAACTGAAAGATGCCAGATTAAATTCAGGATTAACACAGGAGCAGGTTGCCGAGAAAATTATGGTTTCCAGGCAGACAATTTCAAACTGGGAAACAGGGAAATCGCTTCCGGATATTGTTAGTATCATAAATATGAGTGATCTTTATCAAATAAGTCTTGATGAGTTATTGAAAGGAGATCAAAAAATGAAAGAAAAAATGGAAAAGGATATTAAAATTTCAACGGAAAATAAGAGGTTGATATTAACTACCGGGATAATTGTTCTCGTATTTGGTATTGTGTACCTTAGTAGTATTTTTGTAGGTGGCGCATACCGTGAGTTTTGTAATGCCGCTGCTCCATTGGTGTTGATGGGAATTGGCCTTGCATGTGGTGGGACCTATATGGGAAACAAAGAAAAAGAATGA
- a CDS encoding B12-binding domain-containing radical SAM protein, with translation MNILLTAINAKYIHSNLAVYSLKAYAKEYADHIQLAEYTINHRVEYILQEIYKKKPDVLCFSCYIWNFRYVQDLITEIHKLLPELPIWVGGPEVSYEPEAFLNQFPMVTGVMIGEGEETFRELCGYYVNQEHSERNQEGNLSDISGILFRNEKKELIRTPHREPMSMDDLPFCYEHLEDFENRIIYYETSRGCPFSCSYCLSSIEKGLRFRSLELVKKELQFFLEHKVPQVKFVDRTFNCNHNHAMGIWKYVKAHDNGITNFHFEISADLLTEEEIEFIADMRPGLIQLEIGVQSTFTPTIQEIHRTMNLSRLETVVKKVQQAGNIHQHLDLIAGLPREDFATFAKSFQEIYRLKPEQLQLGFLKVLKGSFMYEHQKEYGLVYQSNPPYEVMSTNWLTYEEVLKIKLVEEMLEVYYNSGQFEMTMKVLEQAYDNPFDMFLELGEYYEAHGLFAMNHSRIRRCEILLDFAREKDAAHEEIYKETLTFDLYYRENMKTRPKWVPELAEFKEETRKYCKNGKMSHIEPFFYDMNLLLQKKSVEGYPTKREKQFYLFSYENKNPLTGQANVQPINVNMLEGGTA, from the coding sequence ATGAATATTTTATTGACAGCAATCAACGCAAAATATATCCATTCCAACTTGGCGGTATACAGTCTGAAAGCATATGCCAAAGAATATGCAGACCATATTCAATTGGCGGAATATACCATCAATCACCGGGTAGAATATATTTTGCAGGAAATATATAAAAAGAAACCGGATGTTTTATGCTTTTCCTGTTACATTTGGAACTTTCGATATGTGCAGGATTTGATAACGGAGATACACAAGTTGCTGCCGGAACTTCCTATTTGGGTAGGTGGGCCGGAGGTGTCTTATGAACCGGAAGCGTTCTTGAATCAGTTTCCAATGGTAACAGGCGTTATGATAGGGGAAGGAGAAGAAACCTTTCGGGAATTGTGTGGATATTATGTAAACCAAGAGCATTCCGAGAGGAATCAAGAAGGGAATCTATCCGATATATCAGGAATTTTGTTCCGTAACGAGAAAAAAGAACTGATACGGACACCTCATCGGGAGCCAATGTCCATGGACGACCTTCCTTTTTGCTATGAGCATTTAGAGGATTTTGAAAACCGTATTATTTACTACGAAACCAGCAGAGGCTGCCCTTTTTCCTGTAGCTACTGTTTGTCCTCTATTGAAAAGGGATTGCGTTTTCGTTCATTGGAGTTAGTAAAAAAAGAACTTCAGTTTTTCTTAGAACATAAAGTACCCCAGGTGAAGTTTGTGGACCGTACCTTCAACTGCAATCACAATCATGCTATGGGAATTTGGAAATATGTGAAAGCGCATGACAATGGGATTACGAATTTCCATTTCGAGATTTCAGCAGATTTACTGACGGAAGAGGAAATAGAATTCATAGCAGATATGCGGCCGGGACTCATACAGTTAGAGATTGGCGTACAGTCCACCTTTACACCAACCATTCAGGAGATTCACCGGACAATGAATTTGTCACGATTAGAAACGGTGGTAAAAAAGGTGCAGCAGGCAGGAAATATCCATCAGCATCTGGATTTGATTGCGGGGCTCCCCAGGGAAGATTTTGCCACCTTTGCAAAATCCTTTCAGGAAATTTACCGTTTAAAGCCGGAACAGCTGCAGCTTGGATTTCTCAAGGTGTTAAAAGGATCCTTTATGTATGAACATCAGAAGGAATATGGTTTGGTGTACCAGTCGAACCCGCCTTATGAAGTGATGTCTACCAATTGGCTGACCTACGAAGAAGTTTTGAAAATCAAGTTGGTAGAAGAAATGCTGGAGGTCTACTATAATAGCGGACAGTTTGAAATGACCATGAAGGTATTGGAACAGGCATATGACAATCCGTTTGATATGTTTTTAGAATTGGGAGAATATTATGAAGCGCATGGACTATTTGCCATGAATCATTCCCGTATCCGGCGCTGTGAAATATTGCTGGATTTTGCACGGGAAAAAGATGCTGCCCATGAAGAAATTTATAAGGAAACATTGACGTTTGACTTATATTATCGGGAAAATATGAAGACGCGACCGAAATGGGTTCCGGAGTTAGCAGAATTTAAGGAAGAGACCAGAAAGTATTGTAAAAATGGAAAAATGTCCCATATAGAGCCGTTTTTTTATGACATGAACTTGTTATTACAGAAGAAGAGCGTTGAGGGTTATCCGACAAAAAGAGAAAAGCAATTTTATTTATTTTCTTATGAAAACAAAAATCCATTAACCGGGCAAGCGAATGTGCAGCCTATAAATGTAAATATGCTAGAAGGAGGTACAGCATGA
- a CDS encoding leucine-rich repeat protein, with protein MQLKHFPILLAFLLLLTGCGQSKEAQEGFEIENNILVAYTGDAKEIMIPDNVTEIACDALSWDYEHGTNLQKVTVPGTVKVIDERAFAFTAADTIIIEEGVEEIGDDAFMDSYIEEIHFPSSVIKIGSGIMETEEGLSAKIYCVKGSPIAEYFEKEMPYGECELIYE; from the coding sequence ATGCAATTAAAACACTTTCCCATCCTACTTGCATTCCTTTTATTGCTTACCGGATGTGGTCAAAGCAAAGAAGCACAGGAAGGATTTGAAATTGAAAATAACATTCTTGTGGCATACACAGGAGATGCCAAGGAAATTATGATTCCGGATAATGTGACGGAAATTGCCTGTGATGCATTGTCCTGGGACTACGAGCATGGAACGAATTTGCAAAAAGTGACAGTGCCGGGAACGGTAAAAGTAATTGATGAGAGAGCATTTGCCTTTACTGCAGCAGACACCATAATCATCGAAGAGGGAGTAGAGGAAATCGGAGACGATGCCTTTATGGATTCTTACATAGAGGAAATACATTTTCCTTCTTCTGTAATTAAAATTGGTTCTGGGATTATGGAGACAGAGGAAGGACTTTCAGCAAAGATATATTGCGTGAAAGGCTCTCCCATAGCGGAGTATTTTGAAAAAGAGATGCCATATGGGGAATGTGAACTTATTTATGAATAA
- the nth gene encoding endonuclease III, translating to MTKRTGEILKRMDEAYGTEYRCYLNHDNAWQLLIAVILSAQCTDARVNIVTADLFRKYDTLEKFANADVKEMEQDIHSIGFYHNKARNIILCARKLIQEFGGEVPRTLEELTSLPGVGRKTANVIRGNIYNEPSIVVDTHVKRISRRLGFTKEEDPVKIEYDLMKVLPKDHWILYNIQIITLGRTICTARGPKCSECFLSDLCKAGDKTC from the coding sequence ATGACAAAAAGAACCGGAGAGATTTTAAAGCGCATGGACGAAGCATACGGAACAGAATACCGCTGTTATCTGAATCATGACAATGCGTGGCAGCTTTTGATTGCGGTGATTTTAAGTGCCCAATGTACCGATGCCAGAGTAAATATTGTAACGGCCGATTTATTCAGGAAATACGATACTCTGGAGAAGTTTGCAAATGCCGATGTGAAAGAGATGGAACAGGACATTCATTCGATTGGTTTTTATCATAACAAGGCAAGAAATATTATTTTATGTGCGAGAAAGCTGATTCAGGAATTTGGTGGAGAGGTTCCAAGAACGCTGGAAGAACTGACTTCGCTACCGGGAGTAGGACGAAAAACGGCCAATGTCATTCGCGGAAATATTTATAATGAACCAAGTATTGTGGTGGATACTCATGTGAAGAGAATTTCCAGAAGACTGGGATTTACCAAGGAAGAAGACCCGGTGAAAATTGAATATGATTTGATGAAGGTTTTGCCAAAGGACCATTGGATTCTTTATAATATCCAGATTATTACACTAGGAAGAACCATTTGTACTGCGAGAGGACCGAAATGTAGTGAATGTTTTCTCAGTGATTTATGTAAGGCAGGCGACAAGACATGCTAG
- a CDS encoding ArsR/SmtB family transcription factor: MNQDEFERLAELFKIFGTPTRLQILHALVDKEKCVLEIAEELGMSQSAISHQLSILKQNRLVKNRREGKTIYYSLLDSHVLTIIAQGLDHIRE, from the coding sequence ATGAACCAAGATGAATTTGAACGTTTAGCAGAATTATTTAAGATATTTGGAACTCCTACCAGATTGCAGATTCTTCATGCTTTAGTAGATAAGGAAAAATGTGTGTTGGAAATTGCCGAGGAACTTGGCATGTCCCAGAGCGCCATTTCTCACCAGCTCAGCATCCTGAAACAGAATCGGCTGGTGAAAAATCGCAGGGAAGGGAAAACGATTTATTATTCGTTGCTGGATTCTCATGTGCTGACGATTATCGCACAGGGGTTGGATCATATTAGGGAGTGA